The following are encoded in a window of uncultured Sphaerochaeta sp. genomic DNA:
- a CDS encoding ABC transporter permease, with product MSIFTFALRENLRQRLTLPLLFLFPLVLLLVPSMPGSLPMSFSLFGLLNFYSAFLLVRTVAEDRMRGVLVRIASSPISHAHYLTSHLAAGSLLLIAQSLVLIIASLIVHGSNTTNYLLLFILYSAYSVMTLSFSLAWNTMFRSYTTSFALFSGVGSILCLVSGLTFPLRFLPPAMQRMVRVLPTYWLAHGLEALNEQAGASLLLAVVILLIFAGIFLLVGSRRRL from the coding sequence ATGAGTATTTTTACCTTCGCCCTAAGGGAGAATCTTCGTCAGAGATTAACACTTCCCTTGCTGTTCCTCTTCCCTCTGGTCCTCCTTCTGGTCCCCAGCATGCCTGGTTCCTTGCCGATGTCTTTCAGTCTTTTTGGGTTGCTTAACTTCTACTCAGCATTCCTCTTGGTACGTACCGTTGCTGAAGACAGGATGCGGGGAGTGTTGGTGAGAATTGCTTCTTCTCCCATCAGTCATGCACACTATCTCACCAGTCATCTAGCAGCCGGTTCTCTGTTGCTAATTGCCCAAAGCTTGGTGCTCATTATTGCCTCGCTCATCGTACATGGGAGTAATACAACCAATTACTTGTTGCTCTTCATCCTCTATAGTGCATACAGCGTCATGACCCTTTCATTCTCTTTGGCGTGGAATACCATGTTTCGCTCCTATACTACGAGTTTTGCCCTCTTCAGTGGAGTAGGTTCTATTCTCTGCCTTGTCAGTGGACTTACCTTTCCTCTTCGCTTCCTTCCTCCTGCTATGCAACGAATGGTCCGAGTGCTGCCTACATACTGGCTTGCCCATGGCCTAGAAGCCCTCAATGAGCAAGCTGGTGCTTCTCTGCTGCTCGCTGTTGTGATACTCTTGATATTTGCAGGGATATTTCTCTTGGTAGGAAGTAGAAGGAGGCTGTAG
- a CDS encoding ABC transporter ATP-binding protein has protein sequence MLLQVDEVIKRFGSTLALDCCSMQVEEGEVVGLLGPNGAGKTTCIRSIIGLIPIDEGSITVFSQKQDGKNREIRRNIGYVTQEITIYEQMSGRDNLAFFASLYGMDKQSIARRIEEVAQVIGLEGRLDDKPKHYSGGMKRRLNIGCALMHRPSLIIMDEPTVGIDPQSRSFILSFVKQLAREGSTIIYTSHYIEEVEAVASRIYIMDSGHMIAQGTLPELIARIQGDHFIEIEVRIASEEKKQQLLRLPDVKEVALEGTRYRIVVPGGIPVLDKVVMILSEQGLVRINTKQPNLEDVFLTLTGKQLRDEVQS, from the coding sequence ATGCTGTTACAGGTTGATGAAGTCATTAAACGGTTCGGGTCTACCCTTGCCTTGGATTGTTGTTCCATGCAGGTGGAAGAGGGTGAGGTCGTTGGCCTGCTTGGACCCAATGGAGCGGGGAAAACTACGTGCATCCGCTCCATCATCGGGCTGATTCCCATTGATGAGGGATCAATTACGGTTTTCTCACAAAAACAAGACGGGAAAAACCGGGAAATCCGGCGCAATATCGGGTATGTTACCCAGGAAATTACCATTTATGAGCAGATGAGTGGCAGAGATAATCTCGCCTTTTTCGCGTCACTCTATGGGATGGATAAGCAATCCATTGCAAGACGTATTGAAGAGGTAGCCCAGGTAATCGGACTGGAAGGCCGGCTTGATGACAAACCCAAGCACTATAGTGGTGGAATGAAGCGTAGGCTCAATATTGGTTGTGCCTTGATGCACCGTCCAAGCCTGATCATCATGGATGAACCGACAGTTGGCATCGATCCCCAGTCACGTTCTTTCATTCTCAGCTTTGTCAAACAACTTGCCAGGGAAGGCAGCACCATTATTTACACCTCGCACTATATTGAGGAAGTGGAAGCGGTAGCCTCACGTATCTACATCATGGACAGTGGTCATATGATCGCACAAGGTACGCTCCCCGAGTTAATCGCCCGGATCCAGGGAGATCACTTCATAGAGATAGAGGTCCGAATTGCAAGCGAGGAGAAGAAACAGCAGCTCTTACGTCTGCCTGATGTAAAAGAGGTAGCTCTGGAGGGAACTCGCTACAGGATAGTAGTGCCAGGTGGTATTCCTGTACTGGACAAGGTTGTCATGATCCTCAGTGAACAGGGCTTGGTGAGGATAAACACCAAGCAACCCAATCTTGAGGATGTCTTCTTGACGCTTACAGGCAAGCAACTTCGTGATGAGGTCCAGTCATGA
- a CDS encoding response regulator transcription factor, with translation MRILLVDDDALVLESLEILLSGDSHLQIVGALSHGAEALSFLEHTQVDVILLDIQMPVMDGIEAAQRIRSKYPKVKILMLTTFADYRTLHRCLEAGASGFLLKSDDTEKQIMTIKAVYQGLPVISEQALKQFSEQQMFSSLSNRENEVLLQVAQGLSNKEIADRLCLSEGTVRNCISVMLEKLGLRDRTQLAISYWQRKSEGR, from the coding sequence ATGAGGATTCTTTTGGTCGATGATGATGCATTGGTATTGGAGAGTTTGGAGATTTTGCTCTCTGGTGATTCCCATTTGCAGATTGTAGGAGCCCTTTCCCATGGAGCAGAAGCACTCTCCTTCCTTGAGCATACCCAGGTTGATGTAATCTTACTTGATATCCAGATGCCGGTAATGGATGGTATCGAGGCAGCCCAGAGAATCCGAAGCAAGTACCCGAAGGTCAAGATATTGATGCTTACCACCTTTGCAGACTATCGGACGCTTCACCGCTGTCTGGAAGCCGGCGCCAGTGGGTTTCTCCTAAAGAGTGATGATACTGAGAAGCAGATCATGACGATCAAGGCAGTGTATCAGGGGTTGCCTGTGATCAGCGAGCAGGCTCTCAAGCAGTTCTCCGAGCAACAGATGTTCTCCTCTCTCAGTAATCGGGAGAACGAGGTGCTCTTGCAAGTTGCCCAAGGGCTTAGCAACAAGGAAATTGCCGACAGGCTCTGTTTAAGTGAGGGGACGGTTCGTAACTGTATATCAGTGATGCTGGAGAAGTTGGGATTGCGTGACCGTACCCAACTTGCCATCTCTTATTGGCAAAGAAAGAGTGAGGGGAGGTAA
- a CDS encoding sugar phosphate nucleotidyltransferase: MHIVLLSGGSGKRLWPLSNEVRSKQFIKFFKKEDGSYESMVQRVHRQIRKVDPNATITIATSKTQVSAIHNQLGKDVGISVEPCRRDTFPAIALAAAYMHDVQNVGEKEAVVVCPVDPFVDDAYFSMLEQVGKQAEKGESNLVLLGIEPTYPSEKYGYIIPSDGNSVSRVSTFKEKPDAATAETYISSGALWNAGVFAFRLGYLLETAHMLIDFSDYHDLFAKYENLTKISFDYAVVEKESEIQVMRYDGMWKDLGTWNTLSESMSEPIVGIGEMDKSCTDVQIINELDIPVLAMGLHDVIICAGAEGVLVSDKERSSQIKQYVESFKQPIMFAEKSWGSFRILDVGKESLTIKAILQAGGQMHYHSHGQRDEVWTVIGGKGIVVLDGERRTVKASDVISIKRGVKHTIIAETELTLIEVQHGIDISVEDKKEFSLT, encoded by the coding sequence ATGCATATCGTACTACTGTCTGGAGGATCGGGAAAACGGCTTTGGCCACTTTCAAATGAGGTGCGATCGAAGCAATTCATCAAATTCTTCAAGAAAGAAGATGGTAGCTATGAATCCATGGTACAGCGGGTTCATCGCCAGATCAGGAAGGTCGATCCAAACGCAACCATTACCATTGCAACTTCCAAGACACAGGTCTCAGCAATCCATAACCAGCTTGGAAAGGATGTTGGTATTTCCGTAGAACCCTGCCGTCGTGACACCTTTCCTGCCATTGCACTTGCTGCTGCCTATATGCACGATGTGCAGAATGTAGGGGAGAAGGAGGCTGTGGTTGTCTGTCCTGTGGACCCGTTTGTGGACGATGCGTATTTCTCCATGCTCGAGCAAGTGGGAAAGCAAGCAGAGAAGGGTGAGTCGAATTTGGTTCTCTTGGGTATTGAACCTACCTATCCAAGTGAGAAGTATGGGTACATCATTCCCTCTGATGGCAATTCTGTAAGCAGAGTCTCTACCTTCAAGGAAAAACCAGATGCTGCAACCGCAGAGACCTATATCTCCTCTGGGGCTCTCTGGAATGCAGGGGTCTTCGCGTTCCGCTTGGGCTATCTGCTGGAAACAGCTCACATGCTCATTGATTTTTCGGATTACCATGATCTGTTTGCAAAGTACGAAAACCTTACCAAAATCAGCTTTGACTATGCTGTGGTCGAGAAGGAATCAGAAATCCAGGTGATGCGGTATGATGGTATGTGGAAGGATCTTGGTACATGGAACACGCTCAGTGAATCCATGAGCGAGCCTATTGTCGGCATCGGTGAGATGGATAAATCTTGCACAGATGTGCAGATCATCAATGAGCTGGACATCCCTGTTCTTGCAATGGGTCTACATGATGTCATTATCTGTGCAGGTGCAGAAGGGGTGCTTGTCTCTGATAAGGAGCGCTCGAGCCAGATCAAGCAGTACGTTGAATCCTTCAAGCAACCGATCATGTTCGCAGAGAAATCCTGGGGAAGCTTTCGCATCCTTGATGTCGGGAAGGAGAGCCTGACCATCAAGGCAATCCTTCAGGCGGGAGGGCAGATGCACTACCACAGCCATGGGCAACGTGATGAGGTGTGGACTGTCATTGGTGGGAAAGGGATTGTAGTCCTGGACGGTGAGAGGAGAACAGTTAAAGCTTCTGATGTAATATCCATCAAGAGAGGAGTCAAGCATACCATTATTGCCGAGACGGAACTCACCTTGATTGAGGTACAACATGGAATTGATATCTCTGTAGAGGATAAGAAAGAATTCTCGCTTACCTAA
- a CDS encoding histidine kinase, producing the protein MDRSINIESKHLFRIVLGVLLSLVFFLRYPMMDPPLLLVFLLVVFSLMLRWRFSFSPAWMLIDASLLTMLSLSLPEATLLLSLYLFYFASHRNLLFCIPFAVYLVVVLQGYELLVPLFSLLLGALVGVWELERMQLIKEADEYRLRTHHLEAETEHLLLDYADAQYLSRLQEREQIAQILHDSLGHELTAAHLSVKALDMLLERGDVEKAKVSQEKIEQRLSSALAQLKLAVRQLEPDEKQVEQSIARLFKEFVYPVQYTIRGDVSLVPPALQQILHSAIKEALTNVAKHANPSKVSASLDVNATLVQLAMENDGIIGQKSSRTGNGLRYLRRRVERMGGSMSIQKGEQFKLLISIPVRGEFGL; encoded by the coding sequence GTGGATAGAAGCATAAACATAGAGAGCAAGCACCTCTTTCGGATTGTCCTGGGTGTGTTGCTGTCTCTTGTGTTCTTTCTGCGTTACCCCATGATGGATCCTCCCTTGCTTCTGGTCTTCCTCTTGGTAGTCTTCTCTCTGATGCTTCGATGGCGATTCTCGTTTTCTCCTGCCTGGATGCTCATTGATGCCTCCTTATTGACGATGCTCTCTCTCTCCTTGCCTGAGGCAACCCTCTTGCTCTCGCTCTATCTTTTCTATTTTGCATCACATAGGAATTTGCTTTTCTGTATTCCCTTTGCAGTATATTTGGTAGTAGTCCTTCAGGGGTATGAGCTGCTTGTCCCGCTCTTCTCACTGCTCCTTGGAGCCCTCGTGGGAGTATGGGAGCTGGAGCGGATGCAACTGATAAAAGAAGCTGACGAGTATCGGCTGAGAACCCACCATCTGGAAGCAGAGACGGAGCATCTGCTCTTGGATTATGCCGATGCCCAGTATCTCTCCCGTCTTCAGGAGCGGGAGCAAATTGCCCAGATCCTGCATGACAGCTTGGGGCATGAGTTGACTGCAGCTCATCTGAGCGTGAAAGCCCTCGATATGCTCCTTGAGCGGGGTGATGTTGAGAAGGCGAAGGTGAGCCAAGAGAAGATTGAACAGCGACTCTCCTCTGCATTGGCACAACTCAAGCTTGCGGTCAGGCAACTGGAACCGGATGAAAAACAAGTGGAGCAATCCATTGCCAGGCTCTTTAAGGAGTTTGTCTACCCGGTCCAGTATACGATTCGAGGGGATGTATCTCTTGTCCCTCCTGCGTTGCAACAGATACTGCATTCTGCAATCAAGGAAGCGCTTACCAATGTGGCAAAGCATGCAAATCCCTCGAAGGTTTCTGCCTCCCTCGATGTCAATGCCACCTTGGTGCAACTGGCCATGGAGAATGATGGGATTATAGGACAGAAGAGCTCCAGGACAGGAAATGGCCTACGCTATTTGAGGCGGAGGGTGGAACGCATGGGAGGAAGTATGTCGATTCAAAAAGGAGAGCAGTTCAAGTTGCTGATATCCATTCCAGTAAGGGGAGAATTTGGACTATGA
- a CDS encoding glycosyltransferase family 4 protein: protein METPMHIIHVPRRFVQDEWGGTETFITEVSTRLLARGFPTEILTTKALNTTRSEQFRGIPIRRYSYFYPYLGLSREESLQLDRKAGNLFSWSLLSKLLTKKPPPAILHLHTGKRLGGIVRLSAKIRHIPYVISLHGGYFAVPSSERKTWTDPTKRAVEWGKVLGLLVGSRRVLDDASAILCVGWEEYEEMYKQYPKKQVHYLPNGVDLDRFANGNGQQFRENHGISEDAFLLLTVARVDEQKNQLALVTQLPHILQKVPKAHVLMIGPPTNPVYRAKVVKQVEELGLQEHVTLLDGFSYGDSRLVDAYHSADCFVLPSLHEPFGMVVLEAWASGLAVVASHVGGLKRLVEDGYNGLAMEVEAEVSQANSLASCIIRLAESEELRNKLASNGLQTANEQYSWDHITDELVSIYRSVYADTLR, encoded by the coding sequence ATGGAAACCCCTATGCATATCATCCACGTCCCCAGGCGCTTTGTGCAAGATGAATGGGGAGGCACCGAAACATTCATCACCGAGGTATCCACCCGCTTGTTGGCACGTGGTTTTCCCACCGAGATTCTGACCACCAAGGCACTGAATACCACGAGATCCGAGCAATTCAGGGGAATACCTATCAGACGGTATTCCTATTTCTACCCTTACCTTGGCCTGAGTCGTGAAGAATCCTTGCAGCTGGATCGAAAAGCCGGCAATCTCTTCTCCTGGTCATTACTTTCCAAGCTACTTACCAAGAAACCACCACCGGCTATCCTTCACTTACACACTGGAAAAAGACTTGGTGGTATTGTGCGTCTCAGTGCGAAAATCAGACATATTCCATACGTAATTTCCCTCCATGGAGGGTATTTCGCTGTTCCATCCTCAGAGAGAAAGACTTGGACAGACCCTACCAAGCGAGCTGTTGAGTGGGGCAAAGTGCTTGGGTTGCTTGTTGGCTCCAGAAGGGTCTTGGATGATGCCTCTGCCATCCTTTGCGTCGGATGGGAAGAGTATGAGGAGATGTATAAGCAATATCCCAAAAAACAGGTGCATTATCTTCCCAATGGTGTTGACCTCGATCGTTTTGCAAATGGGAACGGCCAACAGTTTAGAGAGAATCATGGCATCTCAGAGGATGCTTTCCTGTTATTGACCGTAGCCCGGGTGGATGAACAGAAGAACCAGCTTGCTCTGGTTACACAACTGCCACACATACTACAGAAGGTACCAAAGGCCCATGTGCTGATGATTGGCCCTCCAACCAATCCTGTATATCGAGCAAAGGTAGTGAAGCAGGTCGAAGAACTGGGGCTTCAGGAGCACGTGACGCTGCTTGATGGTTTCTCCTATGGAGACTCCCGCTTGGTGGACGCTTACCATAGTGCAGACTGTTTTGTACTGCCTTCATTGCATGAGCCATTTGGCATGGTTGTATTGGAAGCCTGGGCAAGTGGACTTGCTGTGGTTGCAAGTCATGTTGGGGGGCTCAAGCGTTTGGTGGAGGATGGGTATAATGGTCTGGCAATGGAAGTTGAAGCTGAAGTCTCTCAGGCTAACAGTCTTGCCAGTTGTATAATCAGGCTCGCTGAATCAGAGGAACTACGGAATAAACTAGCTTCCAATGGGCTGCAAACCGCCAATGAACAGTATAGTTGGGACCATATTACCGATGAGTTGGTTTCCATCTACAGGAGTGTGTATGCAGATACTCTTCGTTAA
- a CDS encoding sensor domain-containing diguanylate cyclase codes for MLDSIRVIMVLEATGSKELLANYLKSQIEHITHVDTMVDALSTVKRQRFDVAILSNDLEDYYSIENMIKILNDIGSIDDIILVSEKELPPDSPAISLENPMEAHVRILRELEKYSLHTGEKPLRKRATNGGSLASTSLFDSVPSGLYRIKPTGEFVELNQTLANIFKAPSIEVMESDNYFSMFVDQEELKTWQEIIERDENIHGLVFEVERYDGQTIWIRDTVRTVYNEDEEVCFYDGSAEDISAQKRLEDKLAFLATQDILTGLPNRNFFHDQAKLTVSQARYSDDLVAFLVIDIDYFTTINENHGFKMGDKVLQIVASRVKAQLRKSDLVSRLGSDKFIVLLNGIRMRRDALAVAKKIQTAFATPFELPDTTIEVSASLGISLYPEHGDDINTLIKRAEIATYAVKDRERGGYMIYSDILYNDENPSQGGV; via the coding sequence ATGCTTGACTCAATTCGTGTAATCATGGTTTTGGAAGCTACAGGCTCCAAGGAATTATTGGCAAATTACCTCAAGAGTCAGATTGAACATATAACCCATGTTGACACCATGGTGGATGCACTGTCCACCGTCAAGCGGCAACGCTTCGATGTAGCCATCCTCTCCAATGACTTGGAAGACTATTACTCCATTGAGAATATGATCAAGATTCTCAATGATATCGGTTCAATCGATGACATCATTTTAGTCAGTGAGAAGGAACTTCCTCCCGATTCTCCCGCGATCTCCCTGGAAAACCCAATGGAAGCCCATGTACGCATTCTCCGTGAGCTGGAGAAATACTCCTTGCATACTGGAGAGAAACCACTGCGGAAGCGTGCAACCAATGGGGGAAGTCTTGCAAGCACTTCACTGTTTGACAGTGTGCCTTCCGGACTGTACCGCATCAAGCCAACTGGTGAGTTTGTCGAACTCAACCAGACCCTGGCCAATATTTTCAAGGCCCCAAGCATTGAAGTCATGGAATCCGACAACTACTTCTCCATGTTTGTGGACCAGGAAGAGCTGAAGACTTGGCAGGAGATTATAGAGAGGGATGAGAACATCCACGGTTTGGTCTTTGAAGTTGAGCGATACGACGGACAGACCATCTGGATTCGGGATACCGTCCGCACGGTGTACAATGAAGACGAAGAGGTTTGTTTCTATGATGGTTCAGCTGAGGATATCTCAGCACAGAAACGATTGGAAGATAAGCTGGCATTCTTGGCAACACAGGATATCCTTACCGGCCTTCCCAACCGGAACTTCTTCCATGACCAAGCGAAATTAACCGTCAGTCAAGCCCGTTACTCAGATGATTTGGTTGCCTTTCTGGTCATCGATATCGATTATTTCACAACCATCAATGAGAACCACGGATTCAAGATGGGTGACAAGGTTCTCCAGATTGTAGCCTCCCGGGTAAAAGCACAGCTGAGAAAAAGCGATCTGGTCAGCCGCCTGGGAAGCGATAAGTTCATTGTACTGCTCAATGGTATCCGTATGAGAAGAGACGCACTGGCCGTTGCAAAGAAGATCCAGACTGCCTTTGCCACTCCCTTTGAATTACCCGATACCACCATTGAAGTATCGGCAAGCTTGGGTATCAGCCTCTATCCAGAGCATGGTGATGACATCAATACGCTTATCAAACGAGCAGAGATTGCTACCTATGCAGTCAAGGACCGGGAGCGTGGAGGATATATGATCTATTCAGATATTCTCTACAACGATGAAAACCCTTCCCAAGGTGGGGTCTAG
- a CDS encoding rhamnogalacturonan acetylesterase — MKTLFLLGDSTCAPKEDDKRPETGWGMFIDSYIDSSWGVTNLALNGRSTKSFLEEGVFDQCLGALEAGDYVFIQFGHNDSKKDKERYTEPWSTFQGNLACMAESVLSKHATPVFLTPIARRRFLPDGSLVRTHGEYPHAMLSLCQARGYACIDMHKTTCSLLEQMGEEDSKELFLHLKAGEHPNYPEGVADDTHLNEKGARVVCSLIISLLKEKYPKFPFLG; from the coding sequence ATGAAGACACTATTTCTCCTTGGAGATTCCACCTGTGCCCCCAAGGAGGATGACAAACGCCCTGAAACTGGGTGGGGAATGTTCATTGACAGCTATATCGACTCTTCCTGGGGTGTGACCAATCTTGCCCTGAATGGACGGAGTACCAAGTCCTTCCTTGAGGAAGGAGTCTTTGACCAATGCCTTGGAGCATTGGAAGCCGGTGATTATGTATTCATCCAGTTTGGCCATAATGACAGCAAGAAGGACAAGGAGCGATACACCGAGCCTTGGTCAACCTTCCAGGGAAATCTTGCCTGTATGGCTGAGTCGGTACTCTCTAAGCATGCAACTCCCGTCTTCCTTACCCCCATTGCTCGTAGGCGATTCCTCCCAGATGGTAGCCTTGTTCGCACCCATGGTGAGTACCCGCATGCGATGCTCTCCCTCTGCCAGGCAAGGGGCTATGCCTGTATTGATATGCATAAGACAACATGCTCCCTGCTTGAGCAGATGGGAGAGGAAGATTCCAAGGAGTTGTTTCTCCACCTCAAGGCAGGCGAACACCCAAACTATCCGGAGGGTGTTGCTGACGATACCCATCTGAATGAAAAAGGGGCAAGGGTAGTCTGCTCCTTGATCATCTCATTGTTGAAAGAGAAATACCCGAAATTTCCCTTTCTTGGTTAG
- a CDS encoding DUF1566 domain-containing protein produces the protein MQRDRWTSLAGVFLVVVITLVLTGCTTTDNKVTEEATYTIGSVGPAGGLVFFDKGDASGGWQYMEAAPADTEMLARWGTTGLEVETSTNLGSGKTNTQELVEQDPAWNETAAVYCTNLMAGGYNDWFLPSKDELSLLFSALARTNRDTFRGEGFAYWSSSSYDGERAWAQGFSNGVQGKVEKEELLVVRAVRVF, from the coding sequence ATGCAAAGAGACAGATGGACAAGCCTGGCAGGAGTATTTTTAGTGGTTGTAATCACGCTTGTTTTAACTGGATGCACTACCACTGACAACAAGGTCACTGAGGAAGCAACCTATACAATAGGCAGCGTGGGACCAGCTGGTGGATTGGTGTTCTTTGATAAGGGAGATGCCTCTGGTGGTTGGCAATACATGGAGGCAGCCCCGGCAGATACCGAGATGTTGGCAAGGTGGGGAACAACCGGTCTCGAGGTGGAGACAAGTACCAATCTAGGAAGCGGAAAGACCAACACACAGGAGCTCGTGGAGCAGGACCCTGCCTGGAACGAAACAGCAGCTGTGTACTGTACGAATCTTATGGCCGGTGGCTACAACGACTGGTTCCTCCCCTCAAAGGATGAACTCTCCCTCTTGTTCTCTGCCCTTGCAAGGACCAATAGGGACACCTTCCGTGGAGAGGGTTTTGCCTACTGGAGTTCTTCCTCCTATGATGGGGAACGGGCTTGGGCTCAAGGATTCTCCAATGGAGTACAGGGTAAAGTCGAAAAAGAAGAATTATTGGTTGTACGAGCAGTTCGTGTCTTTTAG
- a CDS encoding UxaA family hydrolase: MNKGKEMEFLGYKRAEGRAGVRNHVLILPTCGCSSETARIVASQVQGSINVIINTGCADVEANTELTQRVLTGFALHPNVYAVVIIGLGCETVGHDELHKKLKAETSKPIVSFGIQEEGGTAKTIAKAVPAARALVSEASAQSRVPCPISDLLLGLECGGSDATSGIAANPALGEVCDTLIDLGASTMLSETIEFIGAEHILANRAINKEVHNQIIQICRDYEEHLAAAGQDCRAGQPTPGNKEGGLSTLEEKSLGCIKKGGTRPIVEVLQEGVRPTKSGSLIMDTPGYDVASVTMMVAGGCQLVAFTTGRGTPTGIALAPVLKITGNRETYHHMEDNMDVDVSGITEGEYSISDGAERIFNAIVESANGRMTKAEVYGFSDICIDHICRFV, from the coding sequence GTGAATAAAGGTAAAGAGATGGAATTTTTGGGATATAAGCGAGCAGAGGGCAGGGCAGGGGTGCGAAACCATGTTTTGATTCTTCCCACCTGCGGATGCAGCAGTGAGACTGCCCGTATCGTGGCAAGCCAAGTACAGGGAAGCATCAACGTGATCATCAATACCGGCTGTGCTGATGTAGAGGCCAATACTGAGCTGACCCAACGAGTCTTAACTGGATTTGCACTTCACCCAAACGTGTATGCTGTGGTTATCATTGGGCTTGGTTGTGAGACAGTAGGACATGATGAGCTTCATAAAAAGCTGAAGGCAGAGACCAGTAAACCCATTGTCTCCTTCGGTATCCAGGAGGAAGGAGGCACAGCAAAGACTATCGCAAAAGCGGTCCCTGCGGCGAGGGCTCTTGTCAGTGAAGCCAGCGCTCAATCCCGTGTTCCCTGTCCCATCAGTGACTTGCTTCTCGGCCTTGAGTGTGGTGGTAGTGATGCCACCAGTGGCATTGCAGCCAATCCTGCACTTGGTGAAGTATGTGACACCTTGATTGACCTAGGGGCTTCAACGATGCTCTCGGAGACCATTGAGTTCATAGGTGCAGAGCACATACTTGCAAATCGGGCCATCAATAAGGAAGTGCATAACCAGATCATCCAGATCTGTCGAGACTATGAGGAACACCTCGCTGCTGCCGGTCAGGATTGCCGGGCAGGACAGCCTACCCCTGGAAATAAGGAAGGTGGTCTCTCTACCCTGGAAGAGAAAAGCCTTGGGTGCATCAAGAAGGGCGGAACCCGTCCTATCGTGGAAGTGCTCCAGGAAGGGGTACGTCCAACCAAGAGTGGTTCCCTGATCATGGATACCCCGGGTTATGATGTAGCATCGGTCACCATGATGGTTGCAGGTGGTTGCCAGCTGGTAGCCTTCACTACCGGACGAGGAACCCCCACCGGTATTGCCTTGGCTCCTGTGCTCAAGATCACGGGAAACCGTGAGACCTACCACCACATGGAAGACAATATGGATGTGGATGTGAGTGGCATTACCGAGGGTGAGTACTCCATCTCTGATGGCGCTGAGCGGATATTCAATGCAATTGTAGAGAGCGCAAACGGCAGAATGACCAAAGCTGAAGTCTATGGATTCAGCGATATCTGTATAGATCATATCTGCAGGTTTGTGTGA
- a CDS encoding UxaA family hydrolase yields MESKAIVLDPKDNVATCMRGARAGQCVSCLGICEQIVTCVQDIPPYHKIALYAISKGNPVYKYGEVIGLATENIPQGAWVSDANIRGASRNYETELL; encoded by the coding sequence TTGGAATCCAAAGCAATTGTACTTGACCCAAAAGACAACGTGGCAACCTGTATGCGTGGCGCAAGAGCTGGGCAGTGTGTCTCTTGTCTGGGAATTTGTGAGCAAATCGTTACCTGTGTCCAGGATATTCCCCCCTATCATAAGATAGCACTGTATGCTATCTCCAAGGGAAATCCTGTCTATAAATACGGGGAGGTCATTGGTTTGGCCACAGAAAATATTCCACAAGGGGCTTGGGTGTCAGATGCCAATATCCGGGGTGCCAGCAGGAATTATGAGACTGAACTACTGTGA